From the genome of Nasonia vitripennis strain AsymCx chromosome 1, Nvit_psr_1.1, whole genome shotgun sequence, one region includes:
- the LOC100115547 gene encoding LOW QUALITY PROTEIN: lysosomal acid glucosylceramidase-like (The sequence of the model RefSeq protein was modified relative to this genomic sequence to represent the inferred CDS: inserted 1 base in 1 codon) has translation MFEFTAILAVLCSAAVVAQDCKPVHFGYDSIVCECNSTYCDSYPDPISPGKGAFIWYATSRNGQRLKRTDGKIQSKPNGGYTVRIDSDKLYQSIEGFDGAFTDSAGINIKSLSSKTQENLMNSYFSTNGSNYIFGRVPIGGIDFSTRGYTYASSPGDKKLRDFSLAKEDTEYKIPLMKKALKINPSLRFFXPSWTPPIWMKNVQSLYLPWYMIEVKDKYSKALKYVKGIAVHWYKDDVVPAGVLDITHDLFPDKFILMTEACIVFFVDDRSDQQPKVILGSWKRTEMLVNRIFENINHHVVGWVDWNLVLDLQGGLTWIGNYVDSAIIVDAKKDVFYKQPMFYVISHFSKFVPRNSVRIHSNSQDTDVVTTAFKTKDNRIIVLLFNK, from the exons ATGTTCGAGTTTACAGCAATATTGGCTGTTTTATGTAGCGCTGCAG tCGTCGCTCAGGACTGCAAACCAGTACATTTTGGATATGACAGCATAGTTTGCGAATGTAACTCAACGTATTGTGACAGCTATCCTGATCCTATATCACCAGGTAAAGGTGCATTCATATGGTATGCTACGAGCCGAAATGGACAGAGATTAAAGCGGACCGACGGAAAAATTCAGAGTAAACCAAACGGTGGATACACGGTCCGTATTGATTCCGATAAGCTATATCAAAGTATAGAAGGATTCGACGGTGCTTTCACTGATTCGGCTGGTATCAATATCAAAAGCCTCAGTTCAAAAACTCAGGAAAATTTAATGAA TTCGTACTTTAGCACAAACGGAAGTAACTACATTTTTGGTCGCGTACCTATTGGCGGTATCGATTTCTCTACGAGGGGCTATACGTATGCGTCTTCTCCTGGTGATAAGAAGTTAAGAGATTTTTCACTTGCCAAAGAAGATACCGAGTATAAGATTCCTCTGATGAAAAAAGCCTTGAAAATTAATCCATCCCTTCGCTTTT CCCCATCTTGGACTCCACCAATATGGATGAAGAACGTACAATC ACTATATTTACCTTGGTATATGATTGAGGTAAAAGATAAATACAGCAAAGCTTTAAAATACGTTAAGGGCATTGCCGTGCATTGGTATAAAGATGATGTTGTTCCTGCTGGTGTGCTTGATATAACTCACGATCTTTTCCCAGATAAGTTTATTTTGATGACAGAAGCTTGTATAG tattttttgtagacGATCGCTCAGATCAACAACCCAAGGTGATTTTAGGCTCGTGGAAACGAACGGAAATGTTAGTCAATAGGATCTTTGAG AACATAAACCATCATGTAGTCGGTTGGGTCGATTGGAATCTGGTCCTTGATCTTCAAGGAGGACTAACTTGGATAGGCAACTACGTTGATTCTGCAATAATTGTCGATGCTAAAAAAGACGTATTCTACAAGCAGCCAATGTTTTATGTAATAAGTCATTTTAGTAAATTTGTGCCTCGCAATTCCGTCAGGATACACAGTAACAGCCAAGATACGGATGTTGTAACAACTGCATTCAAGACCAAAGATAACCGGATTATTGTTCTTTTGTTTAATAAGTGA